A stretch of Arachis hypogaea cultivar Tifrunner chromosome 15, arahy.Tifrunner.gnm2.J5K5, whole genome shotgun sequence DNA encodes these proteins:
- the LOC140179359 gene encoding uncharacterized protein yields MAENRDSELIPQLFIGDFNDIICQVEKEGLHPKPSSQMVDFRNFIDANYLMDLELKGGQFTWFSNPRQGFIIKERIDRGLANWKWRLIYQHARLETRPAISSDHCPLVLTLEPKKKCPRYFKYEVHWEDHRECKEVVKRGWNRSARERNKWKNLIERMESCKKELKSWSRRNFTKADREIAKLQEELQNLQNSSLTEQQQELSQNIKKRIEQLWKQEEKYWGQRSRLKWLKWGDSNTAFFHAITLQRRDRNRLERIKDSSGNWVTNSSTIMRMIEKHFSNLFTTSVREGVDQCIQKVPKRVTQEMNDELTREVDEEEVREAVFSMGSLKAPGPEGVERNVFSKPLGGG; encoded by the coding sequence ATGGCTGAAAACCGAGATAGTGAGCTAATACCACAGCTGTTTATCGGGGATTTTAATGATATCATTTGCCAAGTCGAAAAAGAAGGTCTTCATCCCAAACCAAGCAGTCAAATGGTCGACTTCAGAAACTTCATTGATGCCAATTATCTCATGGATTTGGAGTTGAAAGGTGGACAATTCACTTGGTTTAGCAACCCAAGACAAGGCTTTATCATTAAGGAAAGAATTGATCGTGGCTTAGCAAACTGGAAATGGAGGCTTATCTATCAACATGCCAGGTTAGAAACTAGGCCAGCTATAAGCTCAGACCACTGCCCACTTGTTCTTACTCTAGAGCCGAAGAAGAAATGCCCAAGATATTTCAAGTATGAAGTTCATTGGGAAGATCACCGAGAATGCAAAGAAGTGGTTAAAAGAGGCTGGAATAGAAGtgcaagagaaagaaacaaatgGAAAAACTTGATAGAGAGAATGGAAAGCTGTAAAAAGGAGCTCAAAAGTTGGAGCAGGAGAAACTTTACTAAAGCTGACAGGGAAATAGCAAAACTACAGGAAGAACTCCAAAACCTCCAAAACTCAAGCTTAACCGAGCAGCAGCAGGAACTGTCGCAGAACATCAAGAAGAGGATAGAACAATTATGGAAACAAGAAGAGAAGTATTGGGGTCAGAGATCAAGACTCAAATGGTTAAAATGGGGAGATAGCAACACAGCTTTTTTTCATGCCATAACTCTGCAAAGAAGGGATAGAAATAGACTTGAGAGAATAAAGGACAGCAGTGGAAACTGGGTGACCAACAGTTCAACCATAATGAGAATGATAGAAAAACATTTCTCCAACCTGTTCACTACATCTGTAAGAGAAGGTGTAGATCAATGCATCCAAAAAGTGCCAAAAAGAGTAACACAGGAGATGAATGATGAGCTCACAAGAGAggtagatgaagaagaagtaagaGAGGCTGTCTTCAGCATGGGAAGCCTCAAAGCTCCGGGGCCAGAGGGGGTTGAACGGAATGTTTTTTCAAAGCCACTGGGAGGTGGTTAA
- the LOC140179358 gene encoding secreted RxLR effector protein 78-like has product MLNDIVSPIQSAFVSNRLIQDNIIIVQEIYHSLEKRKSNGAENMVIKLDMNKSYDRMEWNFIESVLKAFGFHPKWVKLIMECITTTSYRIKVNGALSRKIIPSRGLRQGYPLSPYLFILAAEVLTALMKEAQEQGRIKGFKIAPTAPTLTHLLFADDCIILAEATVKE; this is encoded by the coding sequence ATGCTTAACGACATTGTCTCACCTATCCAAAGTGCGTTTGTGAGCAACAGGCTCATCCAAGACAACATCATAATTGTACAAGAAATATACCATAgcttggaaaaaagaaaaagcaatgggGCAGAGAATATGGTGATTAAGCTTGACATGAACAAATCTTATGACCGAATGGAGTGGAATTTTATTGAGTCGGTACTGAAGGCCTTTGGGTTTCATCCAAAATGGGTCAAGCTTATTATGGAGTGCATCACTACAACATCCTACCGGATTAAAGTAAATGGTGCTCTCTCAAGAAAAATCATTCCTAGTAGAGGACTTAGACAAGGGTACCCTTTATCACCTTACTTGTTCATACTAGCGGCGGAAGTCCTAACTGCTTTGATGAAAGAAGCACAAGAGCAGGGAAGAATTAAAGGATTTAAGATAGCACCAACGGCACCTACACTCACACACCTTCTATTTGCAGACGATTGTATTATTTTGGCTGAAGCAACTGTGaaggagtga